From Calditrichota bacterium:
CTACGGGGCGGTCTACGTGACGGCGGGCATCTTTGTGCTCCTCTGTGTCCGGGTGTGGCTGGTGGCCCGACGCAAACAGGAGGCGTTGCGGCCTCACTTGCTGCCGCTGCTCCTCACCGGCCTGGTGACGGTAGTGTCCTTCGCAGGGCTCCGCAGCTTAGCTATTGAACAGGCAGTGACTAATGACGTCTTCATGAAATCCTTCGGCATCCAGATGCTCGATCATAGCCGCATCGCGGACGTGGGCTACGTGGCCTATTTCTTCGCCCGCGTTGCCTTCCAGACTTTGAAGTTACCCTGGTTCTTCTTTCGCCATTCCGCACCCTTTGCGGTTGTGGTCAATCTGCTCTTGGCTCTCTGGTTGATTTCGCGGGTGCGCAGACGACAATGGTATGAGCTCGGCTTGCTCGTCTTGCCCTGGCTTTTCTGTGTAGGTGCGGCAGTGGCCGGGTTCTATCCTTTCACTGCCAATCGCTTGCTCCTTTTCCTTTTGCCCTCCTGGATGCTGATGATGATTGGCGGTTTCTCTGAGGTGGTGGCTTGGTTCCGGCAGCGAAGTCGCCTGCTTGCAGCTGCGGTGATGGTGGTGCTGGGCGTGTGGATTGCCGGGATGGTCTATCGGAATGCCGTAGACGTGAGCAGGATGCGTCTTGGCGGTGGGCGTCGCATCGACTTGGCGGTGCAGTATTTGGCCCAGAACGCGGAGGATGGCGACACAGTCTTCCTGCACTGGGCGGCAATTGTCGGGTTCTACTACTACTTCACGGATCACCAACCCGGCTATGCCCACGAGTACTCTATTCCCGGCAAGGACGGGAAGGTTCACGTCATTTATGGGGAGCAGCACAACAAACTGGACGACTACGAGCCGCTGTTCCGCAAGGTGGAGGCAGTGCCAGGACGCCTGTGGTTGCTCTTCGGACACAAGTGGCCATCGGAGGAGATGACGGCGCTGGAAACGCGCCTGCGTGCGCAACGGCCATTGCTGCGGGAGTATGAAGGAGGCAAGTGCCGTGTGGTGCTCTTTGGGCCAAGTGTCGGGCATTAGCAAGCGGAAGGTCGCTTTCAGGCGCCGGAGAGGTGACGCGAAATGAAAGAGTTGCAAGGCATCCGTGTGTTAGTCACCGGAGGCGCAGGCTTTGTGGGGTCGAGCATCGTGGCTCGATTGCTGGAATGCGGCGCGGAGGTGACGGTCCTTGACGATCTCTTTACCGGCAAGCGCGAGTATCTTCCGGAGGCGCCGCGCCTACGCTTCGTCCTTGGCAGCGTCACTGACAGCGCGT
This genomic window contains:
- a CDS encoding glycosyltransferase family 39 protein, with translation MRQRSDWLLLAAIVGLAAVLQAYGIDKIVLGSDELHPARALISSDWSILHYPWPGEATLEFYRNWPMHFPPLFALLTRAAVVTLGASHFAFRLFPLLFAIAATLVSYFLCRQFLGRRWALLAPVLVGLTSDQMLTWAKAIKHYTGDVLFCSLLLIAGKRLLERDQARDWVFFGLLAAVSFWIAYGAVYVTAGIFVLLCVRVWLVARRKQEALRPHLLPLLLTGLVTVVSFAGLRSLAIEQAVTNDVFMKSFGIQMLDHSRIADVGYVAYFFARVAFQTLKLPWFFFRHSAPFAVVVNLLLALWLISRVRRRQWYELGLLVLPWLFCVGAAVAGFYPFTANRLLLFLLPSWMLMMIGGFSEVVAWFRQRSRLLAAAVMVVLGVWIAGMVYRNAVDVSRMRLGGGRRIDLAVQYLAQNAEDGDTVFLHWAAIVGFYYYFTDHQPGYAHEYSIPGKDGKVHVIYGEQHNKLDDYEPLFRKVEAVPGRLWLLFGHKWPSEEMTALETRLRAQRPLLREYEGGKCRVVLFGPSVGH